A window of the Haloquadratum walsbyi C23 genome harbors these coding sequences:
- a CDS encoding DUF5789 family protein: MADEAESDGDDEPIVELGEKTPVAGQPLARVAARLTWPHEVSRIINQEGENMIRTPSGPQQVESILADIDETYIDSRQTFVSLVEDVIGSGPVAAESDDANGNDDGNNTTNTDGDVDPEAEAI, from the coding sequence ATGGCAGACGAAGCGGAAAGCGACGGTGATGACGAACCCATCGTCGAGTTGGGAGAGAAGACACCCGTCGCAGGGCAACCGCTTGCGCGTGTCGCTGCACGGCTCACCTGGCCGCATGAGGTAAGTCGGATTATCAATCAGGAGGGTGAAAATATGATCCGAACGCCATCAGGTCCACAACAAGTTGAGTCAATTCTCGCAGATATTGATGAGACATATATTGATTCACGACAGACATTTGTCTCGCTTGTTGAGGATGTTATCGGGAGCGGTCCTGTTGCGGCTGAAAGTGATGATGCGAATGGCAATGATGACGGCAATAATACAACTAATACGGATGGTGATGTGGATCCGGAAGCTGAAGCGATTTGA
- a CDS encoding DUF7139 domain-containing protein, with the protein MTSLAETYNSTKGGPSLRRLTFGLTLFLMGSMLVVSGIGVTTTQLLYGTDPAALTAKRQLGGVLAGVGVPAVLVGVFAILPSARLTKAAAAVGTGISLMGVLLFDHAYPCQWSGAVCGAGKPDLTLLTVAVFSFGTMVTFWCLFVGVTNLRATDAESDPFESSQNASAGNQSDATSGAFGLFTTSRDETNTTPTSDGGTEAESITSPFDPTAASESSESPRSPQTNANPRSNPREQRSEPSPVQSKRPSPTPRSSSARTHPENEKNTWRSADVDASLGDQYCGNCAHFEYVKTDSGIEPYCAAHDELMDDMVPCEEWASRID; encoded by the coding sequence ATGACCAGTCTCGCGGAGACATATAATAGTACTAAGGGGGGTCCGAGTCTCCGGCGACTGACATTTGGCCTTACATTATTCCTCATGGGGTCGATGCTCGTCGTCTCTGGAATTGGCGTCACAACGACACAGCTTCTTTATGGGACCGACCCGGCGGCACTCACAGCGAAGCGGCAACTCGGTGGTGTACTTGCTGGCGTTGGCGTTCCAGCTGTGTTAGTTGGGGTATTTGCTATCTTACCTTCTGCACGACTGACGAAGGCTGCGGCTGCTGTTGGGACGGGAATTTCACTCATGGGAGTGCTCTTATTCGACCATGCGTATCCATGTCAGTGGTCTGGTGCTGTTTGTGGAGCTGGAAAGCCAGATTTGACATTGCTCACTGTTGCTGTTTTTTCATTCGGGACGATGGTCACTTTTTGGTGTCTTTTCGTTGGAGTCACGAATCTCCGCGCGACAGATGCTGAATCAGATCCATTTGAGTCATCTCAGAATGCATCCGCTGGAAATCAGTCTGATGCGACTTCAGGAGCCTTCGGGTTGTTTACTACCTCTCGTGATGAGACAAACACAACCCCGACGTCTGATGGTGGGACTGAAGCTGAATCGATTACATCACCGTTTGACCCGACAGCTGCAAGTGAATCATCAGAATCTCCAAGATCTCCACAGACAAACGCAAATCCACGTTCGAACCCACGAGAACAAAGATCAGAGCCATCACCTGTCCAGTCAAAGCGCCCATCACCAACACCACGAAGTTCGTCAGCGCGAACACATCCAGAGAATGAGAAGAATACATGGCGATCAGCAGATGTCGATGCCAGCCTTGGTGATCAATACTGCGGAAACTGTGCACACTTTGAGTATGTCAAAACCGACTCTGGTATCGAGCCATATTGTGCTGCACATGATGAACTGATGGACGATATGGTTCCCTGTGAGGAGTGGGCTTCGCGTATAGACTGA
- a CDS encoding Mut7-C RNAse domain-containing protein — MTDTEASSERFLLDAMLGSLSTYLRMCGHDAAYVLDITPNREVEEDRDTINMDTTPSPSSRGLTDDEILAHASSEKRTILTRDTELAQRADDVVLLTARDVEDQLHELATIGYDLTLRPRLSRCGACNGRIESLSSDVVVPEYAPDPSEKDCWQCLRCEQIFWKGSHWDDVEATLERVQSSYN, encoded by the coding sequence ATGACAGACACTGAGGCATCATCTGAACGATTCCTTCTTGATGCAATGCTTGGCTCGCTCTCGACATATCTTCGGATGTGTGGACATGACGCCGCCTATGTGCTTGATATAACCCCTAATCGAGAAGTCGAAGAAGACAGAGATACAATAAATATGGACACTACTCCGAGTCCCTCATCTCGTGGGCTAACCGATGATGAAATCCTCGCACACGCAAGCAGTGAGAAGCGTACCATCCTCACACGTGACACTGAACTCGCACAGCGAGCAGACGATGTAGTCTTATTGACTGCCCGAGATGTTGAAGATCAACTCCATGAACTCGCTACTATTGGGTATGATTTGACGCTTCGACCACGACTTAGTCGCTGTGGTGCATGCAACGGACGTATTGAATCTCTCTCATCAGATGTGGTAGTCCCCGAGTATGCGCCCGATCCAAGTGAAAAGGACTGCTGGCAATGTCTGAGATGTGAACAGATATTCTGGAAAGGAAGTCACTGGGATGATGTCGAAGCGACGCTTGAGCGTGTACAATCATCATATAACTGA
- the polX gene encoding DNA polymerase/3'-5' exonuclease PolX, with amino-acid sequence MRRNDEIARRFEEFADRLEADGVAYKPSAYRRAAENIRECADPIEDLAAEGQDAVESINRVGDAIASKVIEYIETGSIDELDELRDRLPVEIDALTRVDGVGPKTVGSLYDELGITTLDELAAAAEAEEIRDVSGFGAKTETNIRENVAFARQAGERERIGDVRPLADEVLTFLRRREIVETSEVAGSIRRWRDTIGDIDVLAASTESNQVVDAFTDWSAATNVIEAGENKASLRAEGVRIDLRVVDPDEFGAALQYFTGSKDHNVALRNRAIERDLKMNEYGVFDVSDVNTNNNADNDADIDERNTQRIGDRIAGKTEESMYEALELPWIPPELRENRGEIEAAAEGTLSELLTVEDMCGDLHTHTTRSDGRASREQMVDAAVGRGYEYYAVTDHASGPGMVGGIGLSDDDLREQREAIKTASETRGDEIELLAGVETNIDAEGDLSTGDDILTELDVVVASPHTALGQERETATERLIRAVNHQSVDVLGHPTGRRINERPGLDIDIERVAKAAAEAETALEVNANPTRLDLHGTFIQVARDAGATIAINTDAHAPESLAYARYGVHTARRGWCTPPDVLNSFDLTDLREFLH; translated from the coding sequence ATGCGTCGAAATGATGAAATCGCACGCCGATTTGAGGAGTTCGCAGACCGACTTGAGGCTGATGGAGTTGCATATAAGCCAAGCGCATATCGCCGCGCTGCAGAAAACATTCGTGAGTGTGCTGACCCGATTGAGGACCTTGCAGCAGAGGGACAAGATGCAGTCGAATCAATCAATCGTGTCGGTGATGCAATTGCCTCAAAAGTCATTGAATACATTGAAACCGGATCAATTGATGAACTTGATGAGCTTCGTGACCGCCTTCCAGTTGAGATTGATGCACTCACTCGTGTCGATGGGGTTGGTCCAAAGACCGTTGGAAGCCTCTATGACGAATTAGGGATCACAACGCTTGATGAACTCGCTGCGGCGGCTGAAGCCGAAGAAATCCGCGATGTCAGTGGATTCGGGGCGAAAACAGAGACAAATATTCGTGAAAATGTGGCGTTTGCCCGACAGGCTGGTGAGCGTGAACGAATTGGAGATGTCCGTCCACTCGCTGATGAAGTCCTCACGTTCCTCCGCCGTCGTGAAATAGTCGAAACCAGTGAGGTTGCTGGGTCAATTCGCCGATGGCGCGATACGATTGGTGATATCGATGTTCTTGCTGCATCAACCGAGAGTAACCAGGTTGTCGACGCATTTACTGATTGGTCAGCAGCAACAAATGTGATCGAAGCCGGCGAAAATAAGGCAAGTCTCCGTGCTGAGGGTGTTCGGATCGACCTTCGGGTAGTTGACCCCGACGAATTTGGCGCTGCACTGCAATACTTTACTGGGAGTAAAGACCACAACGTTGCATTACGAAATCGAGCGATCGAACGCGATCTAAAAATGAATGAATATGGCGTCTTTGACGTCAGCGATGTCAATACAAATAATAACGCTGATAACGATGCTGATATCGACGAAAGAAACACTCAGCGCATTGGTGACCGGATTGCCGGGAAAACAGAAGAGTCGATGTATGAAGCGCTTGAGTTACCGTGGATTCCACCGGAGCTCAGAGAGAATCGTGGTGAGATTGAAGCAGCAGCCGAGGGAACGCTCTCAGAGCTACTGACAGTCGAAGATATGTGTGGTGATCTCCATACACACACAACCCGCTCTGATGGTCGTGCAAGCCGTGAGCAGATGGTTGATGCCGCAGTTGGTCGAGGATATGAATATTACGCTGTCACAGACCATGCAAGTGGTCCTGGAATGGTCGGTGGGATCGGGCTCAGCGATGACGACCTTCGTGAGCAACGAGAGGCAATTAAGACTGCAAGCGAAACACGAGGAGATGAGATTGAACTCCTTGCAGGGGTTGAGACGAATATTGACGCAGAGGGCGACCTCTCGACAGGAGATGATATTCTCACAGAGCTTGATGTTGTTGTTGCATCGCCACACACTGCGCTTGGACAAGAGCGTGAAACAGCAACGGAACGGCTCATCCGAGCAGTGAATCATCAAAGCGTCGATGTGCTTGGTCACCCAACCGGTCGGCGAATCAACGAACGCCCTGGACTTGATATCGATATTGAACGCGTCGCAAAAGCTGCTGCTGAGGCAGAGACTGCATTAGAGGTAAATGCAAACCCCACACGACTTGACCTCCATGGAACGTTCATACAGGTGGCTCGCGATGCCGGTGCAACGATTGCGATTAATACCGATGCGCATGCACCGGAGTCACTGGCATACGCTCGTTATGGCGTGCATACTGCTCGACGTGGATGGTGTACCCCACCAGATGTATTGAATAGCTTTGATCTCACAGATCTTCGAGAATTTTTGCATTAA